Proteins encoded in a region of the Synechococcus sp. BIOS-U3-1 genome:
- the nusA gene encoding transcription termination factor NusA encodes MALVLLPGLTNLIDDISEEKKLAPQVVEAALREALLKGYERYRRTLYLGIGEDPFDEEYFSNFDVALDLEEEGYRVLASKIIVEEVESEDHQIALAEVMQVAEDAQAGDTVVLDVTPEKEDFGRMAAATTKQVLAQKLRDQQRRMIQEEFADLEDPVLTARVIRFERQSVIMAVSSGLGRPEVEAELPRRDQLPNDNYRANATFKVFLKEVSEVPRRGPQLFVSRANAGLVVYLFENEVPEIQEGSVRIVAVAREANPPSRSVGPRTKVAVDSIEREVDPVGACIGARGSRIQQVVNELRGEKIDVIRWSQDPGQYIANSLSPARVDVVRLVDPVGQHAHVLVPPDQLSLAIGREGQNVRLAARLTGWKIDIKNSSEYDQATEDAVVSELIAQREQEEALQREAEERLAIEQAARAEEDARLRELYPLPEDEEGYGEEAEDMMNDADIYEESAESESAESEPAESEPAESEPSDAAANQEEGETEEVVSHSDEEEAR; translated from the coding sequence ATGGCACTTGTTCTTCTCCCTGGCCTCACCAACCTGATCGATGACATCAGTGAGGAGAAGAAGCTTGCTCCTCAAGTGGTGGAAGCCGCTTTAAGAGAGGCACTGCTCAAGGGCTATGAGCGCTACCGCCGCACCCTGTATTTAGGCATCGGAGAAGACCCGTTCGACGAGGAATACTTCAGTAATTTCGACGTCGCTCTGGATCTTGAGGAAGAGGGCTACAGAGTTCTCGCCAGCAAGATCATCGTGGAAGAGGTTGAAAGCGAAGACCACCAGATCGCGCTTGCTGAAGTGATGCAAGTGGCTGAAGACGCCCAGGCCGGCGACACAGTGGTCCTGGATGTCACCCCAGAAAAAGAAGATTTCGGTCGCATGGCTGCGGCCACAACCAAGCAGGTGCTGGCCCAGAAGCTGCGTGATCAGCAACGTCGAATGATTCAAGAGGAATTCGCCGACCTTGAAGATCCAGTTCTGACCGCCCGCGTGATCCGCTTCGAACGCCAGTCCGTGATCATGGCTGTGAGTTCAGGACTGGGGCGTCCTGAAGTGGAAGCAGAGCTTCCTCGGCGTGATCAGCTGCCCAACGACAACTATCGCGCCAATGCCACCTTCAAGGTTTTTCTAAAAGAGGTCAGCGAGGTACCAAGGCGAGGTCCTCAGCTCTTTGTGAGTCGAGCTAACGCCGGGCTGGTGGTGTACCTGTTTGAAAACGAAGTGCCGGAAATCCAGGAAGGATCTGTGCGCATTGTTGCCGTAGCCAGGGAAGCCAATCCCCCTTCACGATCCGTTGGTCCCCGCACCAAAGTTGCAGTGGACAGCATCGAGCGGGAGGTGGACCCTGTCGGAGCCTGCATCGGCGCCCGCGGCTCCAGAATTCAGCAGGTGGTGAATGAACTCCGCGGAGAGAAGATCGATGTCATCCGCTGGTCGCAGGATCCTGGGCAGTACATCGCCAACTCGCTCAGCCCTGCACGAGTCGATGTGGTTCGGCTCGTCGACCCTGTCGGCCAACATGCTCATGTGCTGGTCCCACCAGATCAATTGAGCTTGGCGATTGGCCGCGAAGGTCAGAACGTGCGACTGGCGGCACGACTGACCGGATGGAAGATCGACATCAAGAATTCCAGCGAATACGACCAGGCAACAGAAGATGCTGTTGTCTCAGAACTGATCGCGCAACGCGAGCAAGAAGAAGCACTACAGCGTGAAGCTGAAGAAAGACTCGCCATTGAGCAGGCCGCCAGAGCGGAAGAAGATGCTCGCCTGCGTGAGTTGTACCCCCTACCGGAAGACGAAGAGGGGTACGGCGAAGAAGCGGAAGACATGATGAACGACGCTGACATCTATGAAGAGTCAGCTGAATCGGAGTCAGCTGAATCGGAGCCAGCTGAATCGGAGCCAGCTGAATCAGAGCCCTCCGATGCTGCCGCAAACCAGGAAGAGGGTGAAACTGAAGAGGTTGTCAGTCATTCCGATGAGGAAGAGGCCCGGTGA
- the psbA gene encoding photosystem II q(b) protein, which translates to MTTTIQQRSGANGWQQFCEWVTSTNNRLYVGWFGVLMIPTLLAATTCFIVAFIAAPPVDIDGIREPVAGSLIYGNNIISGAVVPSSNAIGLHFYPIWEAASLDEWLYNGGPYQLVVFHFLIGIFCYMGREWELSYRLGMRPWICVAYSAPVAAASAVFLVYPFGQGSFSDGMPLGISGTFNFMLVFQAEHNILMHPFHMLGVAGVFGGSLFSAMHGSLVTSSLVRETTESESQNYGYKFGQEEETYNIVAAHGYFGRLIFQYASFNNSRSLHFFLAAWPVVGIWFTALGVSTMAFNLNGFNFNQSILDGQGRVLNTWADVLNRANLGMEVMHERNAHNFPLDLAAAESTPVALQAPAIG; encoded by the coding sequence ATGACCACCACCATTCAGCAGCGCTCCGGCGCTAACGGCTGGCAGCAGTTCTGCGAGTGGGTCACCTCCACCAACAACCGCCTCTATGTGGGCTGGTTCGGTGTGCTGATGATCCCCACCCTGCTGGCTGCCACCACCTGCTTCATCGTTGCGTTCATCGCAGCACCCCCCGTCGACATCGACGGCATCCGTGAGCCCGTTGCTGGCTCCCTGATCTACGGAAACAACATCATCTCTGGTGCTGTTGTTCCCTCCTCGAACGCCATCGGCCTTCACTTCTATCCCATCTGGGAAGCTGCTTCTCTTGATGAGTGGCTGTACAACGGCGGTCCTTACCAGCTGGTTGTCTTCCACTTCCTCATCGGCATCTTCTGCTACATGGGTCGCGAGTGGGAACTCTCCTACCGCCTCGGCATGCGCCCCTGGATCTGCGTTGCTTACAGCGCACCTGTGGCTGCTGCCTCCGCCGTGTTCCTGGTTTACCCCTTCGGTCAGGGTTCCTTCTCTGACGGCATGCCCCTGGGCATCTCCGGCACCTTCAACTTCATGTTGGTGTTCCAGGCCGAGCACAACATCCTGATGCACCCCTTCCACATGCTTGGTGTGGCTGGCGTCTTCGGTGGTTCACTGTTCTCCGCCATGCACGGTTCACTGGTGACCTCCTCCTTGGTTCGTGAAACAACCGAGAGCGAGTCCCAGAACTACGGCTACAAGTTCGGCCAAGAAGAAGAGACCTACAACATCGTGGCTGCCCACGGTTACTTCGGTCGCCTGATCTTCCAATACGCGTCGTTCAACAACAGCCGTAGCCTGCACTTCTTCCTGGCTGCCTGGCCTGTTGTCGGCATCTGGTTCACCGCCCTTGGCGTGTCAACCATGGCCTTCAACCTGAACGGTTTCAACTTCAACCAGTCCATCCTTGATGGTCAGGGCCGCGTCCTGAACACCTGGGCTGATGTGCTGAACCGCGCCAACCTCGGCATGGAAGTCATGCACGAGCGCAACGCTCACAACTTCCCCCTCGACCTGGCTGCTGCTGAGTCCACACCTGTGGCTCTGCAAGCACCTGCCATCGGTTGA
- a CDS encoding aspartoacylase, whose amino-acid sequence MASPRVLVVAGTHGNEVNAPWLLEQWALQKELIDACGCVVRTVIGNPEARAVGRRYCDRDLNRSFRPDLLQESANHPERCDREMLRALELQREFGPEGQTPCDLVVDLHSTTAAMGNCLVVYGRRPADLALAALIQSSLGLQVYLHEADAAQQGFMVERWPCGLVIEVGPVPQSVRRHDIVQQTQLALQAVFQAIADVVSGEACYPDKLLLHRHLKSLDLPRQASGEAAALIHPQLQDRDWIPLRCGDPLFVSAQGTTIAYEGPNGAIPVFINEAAYAEKSIALSLTSREEWPLSQSWTEALALLLDGNQRGEPL is encoded by the coding sequence ATGGCAAGCCCCCGAGTGCTGGTGGTGGCTGGTACCCACGGCAACGAAGTCAATGCTCCCTGGCTCCTGGAGCAATGGGCCCTTCAGAAGGAGCTGATTGATGCGTGTGGATGTGTCGTCCGAACGGTGATTGGTAATCCGGAGGCCCGCGCAGTGGGTCGTCGTTATTGCGATCGCGATCTCAATCGTTCCTTCCGTCCCGATCTTCTGCAGGAAAGTGCGAACCACCCCGAGCGGTGCGATCGTGAAATGCTCAGGGCTTTGGAACTGCAGCGCGAGTTCGGGCCTGAGGGACAAACACCCTGCGACCTAGTGGTTGACCTGCACAGCACCACAGCTGCGATGGGTAACTGCCTGGTGGTGTATGGCCGCAGGCCAGCTGATCTGGCCCTGGCAGCGCTGATCCAGTCATCGCTGGGGTTACAGGTCTATTTGCATGAAGCGGATGCTGCTCAACAGGGTTTCATGGTGGAGCGCTGGCCCTGTGGGCTTGTGATTGAAGTCGGGCCAGTGCCTCAAAGCGTCCGCAGGCACGACATCGTTCAACAAACGCAGCTTGCGCTTCAGGCGGTGTTTCAAGCCATCGCTGACGTCGTTTCCGGCGAAGCCTGCTATCCCGACAAGCTTCTACTTCACCGTCATCTCAAAAGCCTTGATCTGCCTCGACAGGCCTCAGGTGAGGCTGCAGCGTTGATTCATCCCCAACTGCAGGATCGAGATTGGATTCCGCTGCGCTGCGGTGATCCTCTGTTTGTTTCGGCCCAGGGAACAACCATTGCCTATGAGGGGCCGAATGGAGCTATTCCTGTCTTCATCAATGAAGCTGCTTACGCGGAAAAGTCCATTGCTCTAAGCCTCACAAGTCGTGAAGAGTGGCCCCTGTCCCAGAGCTGGACAGAGGCACTTGCTCTCTTGCTGGACGGAAATCAGCGTGGAGAACCGTTGTAG
- a CDS encoding DUF3493 domain-containing protein has protein sequence MRERLLRESRTPWRGLRRLLWIALFASGGLGLCVMSFTMSAGNGVVATDLAIQVGAVLLFGGLLWFDRDRSDG, from the coding sequence ATGCGTGAGAGGCTATTGCGTGAATCACGCACTCCCTGGAGGGGGCTGCGCAGGTTGCTCTGGATTGCCTTGTTCGCTTCCGGAGGCCTCGGCCTCTGCGTGATGAGTTTCACCATGAGTGCCGGTAATGGTGTCGTCGCTACCGACCTGGCGATTCAGGTCGGGGCTGTGCTGCTCTTCGGCGGACTGCTCTGGTTCGATCGCGACAGGAGCGATGGCTGA
- a CDS encoding YlxR family protein, producing MNTSRPVLRRCVACRELFDRSLLWRVIRDHRDGVLLDQGMGRSAYLCRKESCFEEAQRRKRLHKALRCQVPDSALEELRKRLNPNKESAAEAR from the coding sequence GTGAACACCTCACGCCCTGTCCTGCGTCGATGTGTCGCCTGCCGAGAGCTGTTTGACCGCAGCCTTCTCTGGCGGGTCATTCGCGACCATCGGGACGGGGTTCTCCTCGATCAGGGCATGGGGCGTTCGGCCTATCTCTGTCGCAAGGAGAGCTGTTTTGAGGAAGCACAGCGCCGAAAACGCCTGCACAAAGCCCTGCGATGCCAGGTGCCCGACAGCGCGCTTGAAGAGCTGAGAAAGCGACTGAACCCAAACAAGGAATCAGCCGCTGAGGCAAGATGA
- a CDS encoding glutathione S-transferase C-terminal domain-containing protein — protein MSIPPLIVRSVRKGWQWQWQRLMTGLGPADEQGNYQRPDSAPMQTSVPEAEDLQGREPNHRPRLLIGRSCPWAHRTWLMVKLRGLESSLEVIPAKADHEEGRWRLEPSWLGCTSLLELYRRCGAEPSLRATVPVLVDPGRSEQHKPQLLGNDSTPLSAALNRWPAAPDAPDLSPAHLEEAIERWQTLLQPAVNDGVYRCGFARNQAAYDQASAAMGDALEELERSLRQEGPWLCGATLTLADVRLFPTLIRWEAVYEPLFGCSAKSLWMLPELWKWRQRFMALPGVEATCDAAAWRHDYFGALFPLNPGGIVPKGPKLSTLVDSTISLP, from the coding sequence ATGTCGATTCCTCCACTGATCGTTCGCAGCGTGCGAAAGGGCTGGCAGTGGCAGTGGCAACGCCTGATGACAGGGCTGGGGCCAGCGGATGAGCAGGGCAACTACCAAAGGCCAGACAGCGCTCCGATGCAAACTTCGGTTCCGGAGGCAGAAGATCTGCAGGGGCGGGAGCCAAACCATCGACCGCGGCTACTGATTGGACGCAGCTGTCCGTGGGCACACCGCACCTGGCTGATGGTGAAACTGCGGGGTCTTGAGAGCAGCCTTGAGGTGATCCCCGCCAAGGCTGACCACGAAGAGGGCCGGTGGCGACTGGAGCCGAGCTGGCTGGGCTGCACCAGCCTTCTGGAGCTGTATCGCCGCTGCGGAGCTGAACCCAGTCTGCGGGCGACCGTGCCGGTGCTGGTCGATCCTGGCCGCAGCGAACAACACAAACCACAGCTTCTCGGCAATGACAGCACTCCCCTGAGCGCCGCGCTGAACCGTTGGCCAGCAGCACCAGACGCACCGGATCTATCACCAGCCCACCTTGAAGAGGCAATCGAGAGATGGCAAACCTTGTTGCAGCCCGCAGTCAATGACGGCGTTTACCGCTGCGGGTTTGCTCGCAATCAAGCGGCCTATGACCAGGCCAGTGCCGCCATGGGCGATGCTCTCGAGGAGCTGGAACGAAGTCTCAGGCAGGAGGGTCCATGGCTTTGCGGTGCAACCCTGACCCTTGCCGATGTGCGCCTATTCCCGACCCTGATCCGCTGGGAAGCTGTCTACGAACCCCTGTTCGGATGCAGCGCAAAATCCCTGTGGATGCTGCCGGAACTCTGGAAATGGCGACAACGTTTCATGGCATTACCGGGAGTAGAAGCCACCTGCGACGCCGCAGCCTGGCGCCATGACTACTTCGGCGCCCTCTTTCCTCTGAATCCCGGTGGAATTGTTCCGAAAGGCCCGAAGCTGAGCACACTGGTTGACAGCACCATTTCCCTGCCATGA
- a CDS encoding DUF389 domain-containing protein has product MRDATLNEVFIVLSVGASLISTLGLLANSPAVVIGAMVVAPWIMPLRAAAFAILLGEVRLLGRSLRTLLVGVLSTTLLSFLLGYAAGLPQFGTEVLARTKPNLLDLGIALVAGGLATYAKLRSDAVSSLAGTAIAVALVPPVCVMGLLLSHQNWSEASGAGLLFATNLLGILTGGLVLMAWKDSEFRHELLRSRLSVASFTLTGLLLIPLGGSFIGLLTQANRENRRSMVEQTVRKFLVNETLTFGDQELVDVEQVDIDWRTTKNGKNKKEGIIRIIVRVTDPDLPSYKQVTLVQKEINNLLQSNYQLVVQRTAVDVVGPKKVILPAQELEETKIQQPLEIDQTETGGPENNPLSQNSKDAFDDPGQF; this is encoded by the coding sequence ATGCGTGATGCCACCTTGAATGAGGTGTTCATCGTGCTCAGCGTTGGCGCAAGTCTGATCTCAACCCTGGGTCTGCTTGCTAACAGCCCTGCAGTTGTCATTGGCGCCATGGTGGTGGCTCCATGGATCATGCCTCTAAGAGCCGCAGCCTTCGCCATCCTGCTGGGCGAGGTGCGGCTACTGGGTCGATCACTACGCACACTGCTTGTGGGAGTTTTGAGCACAACGCTGCTCTCTTTTCTGCTCGGTTATGCCGCTGGATTACCTCAGTTCGGCACAGAGGTTCTTGCCAGAACAAAGCCCAACCTGCTGGACCTGGGTATCGCACTCGTAGCAGGAGGTCTAGCGACCTACGCGAAGTTGCGCAGCGATGCCGTGAGTTCGCTGGCGGGAACGGCAATCGCTGTGGCCCTGGTGCCTCCTGTCTGCGTGATGGGACTGTTGCTGTCGCACCAGAACTGGAGTGAGGCCTCCGGAGCTGGATTGCTTTTCGCCACCAACCTGCTGGGAATTCTTACAGGCGGCTTGGTACTGATGGCCTGGAAAGACTCTGAATTCCGCCATGAGCTGCTCCGAAGTCGACTCAGCGTGGCCAGCTTCACACTCACAGGCCTGTTGCTAATTCCACTGGGAGGCAGCTTCATCGGATTACTGACTCAAGCCAATCGGGAAAACCGGCGATCCATGGTGGAACAAACGGTTCGAAAATTTCTTGTTAATGAAACTCTTACCTTCGGCGACCAGGAATTAGTGGATGTGGAACAGGTCGATATTGACTGGAGAACAACGAAAAATGGCAAAAATAAAAAAGAAGGAATTATTCGGATCATTGTTCGCGTGACAGATCCCGACCTTCCGAGTTACAAACAAGTCACCTTGGTACAGAAGGAGATCAACAATCTCCTGCAGAGCAATTATCAGCTTGTGGTCCAACGCACCGCTGTCGATGTGGTTGGTCCAAAAAAAGTAATTCTTCCTGCCCAGGAATTGGAGGAGACTAAGATTCAACAACCATTGGAAATCGACCAGACTGAGACTGGCGGACCCGAGAACAATCCGCTATCGCAGAACTCCAAGGATGCATTCGATGACCCAGGACAGTTTTGA
- the infB gene encoding translation initiation factor IF-2, whose translation MTSSGKVRIYELSKDLGLDNKDVLDAAEKLSIAAKSHSSSISESEAGKIRTMLKSGGASRPAAAPSKPAPGKSILSVKKADSVDATAPVKPEQPKQAPAPAAPTRAAASPQRPPARPAAPSKPGTPQAAAPQKTAQKPVAPPQTLVRKEPPQKQPPQKPVERQSQAPLQPTPRPAAAPGPNRTASRPASPPARPSAPSPSTAVTPRNTAPIRRSPSEGGARPTPPPPGRPQPKSPVNRTVAPPQRPAKPELVGRPQPKRPGTGAPPRPGAPRPGAPAGQRSGAPQRPAGAQRPGAPTRPGSPSGRPGAGRPASTLELVGKPIRRDSTSNRGEGARPGAGPRSGAGSNRPAMPPGMRKPVAPGELMQLQKPTGRPAAPPPRRPDGTPVSPRGDGPKATPPVNRPTPSPATAPRRPGFRPGAGPGGQRRPGRPDWDDSAKLEALRNRSPQKQRQKVHIIGENDDSLAAQTGGFAGEQENMVLSASLARPAKPKSQQRSTPKPVAAIRKRRKETARQRQRRRAMELRAAREAKQVRPEMIVVPEDNLTVQELADMLSVESSEIIKSLFFKGIIATVTQTLDMPTIETVAEEFGVPVIQDDVEEAAKKTVEMIEEADREYLIRRPPVVTVMGHVDHGKTSLLDAIRKARVAAGEAGGITQHIGAYQVEIEHNNAARKLTFLDTPGHEAFTAMRARGTKVTDVAVLVVAADDGVRPQTLEAISHARAAEVPIVVAINKIDKEGASPDRVKQELSEQNLLAEEWGGDVVMVPVSAIKGENIDKLLEMLLLVTEVEDLQANPDRMARGTVIEAHLDKAKGPVATLLVQNGTLRTGDVVAAGPVLGKVRAMVDYAGVRLKDAGPSFAVEALGFSEVPTAGDEFEVYADEKSARAVVGDRASDARATRLAQQMASRRVSLTAMSGQANEGELKELNLILKADVQGSVEAILGSLEQLPKDEVQVRVLLSAPGEVTETDVDLAAASGAVIIGFNTSMASGARKAADANSVDVRDYDVIYKLLEDIQLAMEGLLEPELVEESLGEAEVRAVFTIGKSAVAGCYVTTGKIQRNCKVRVHRGKEIVYAGDLDSLRRNKDDVKEVATGFECGVGTDRFANWQEGDRIEAFKMVTQRRKLTT comes from the coding sequence ATGACCAGCAGCGGCAAAGTCAGAATCTATGAGCTGTCCAAGGACCTTGGCCTGGACAACAAAGACGTGCTGGATGCCGCTGAGAAGCTGTCCATTGCGGCCAAGAGCCACAGCAGCTCGATCAGCGAATCCGAGGCAGGCAAGATCCGCACGATGTTGAAGAGTGGTGGTGCGTCCCGTCCAGCTGCAGCTCCCTCGAAACCCGCACCGGGGAAGTCAATCCTTTCGGTGAAGAAGGCCGACAGCGTTGATGCCACTGCACCGGTCAAGCCAGAGCAGCCGAAACAGGCTCCTGCACCAGCGGCACCAACCCGCGCTGCTGCATCGCCGCAGCGGCCGCCTGCACGGCCCGCCGCTCCCTCAAAACCTGGAACACCGCAGGCGGCTGCACCCCAGAAGACCGCGCAGAAACCAGTAGCACCGCCACAGACGCTCGTTCGCAAGGAGCCTCCCCAAAAGCAGCCTCCTCAGAAACCGGTTGAACGCCAATCCCAGGCACCCTTGCAGCCGACACCTCGACCAGCTGCTGCCCCAGGGCCAAATCGCACAGCCAGTCGTCCGGCGTCCCCACCGGCCAGACCCAGCGCGCCCTCACCCTCAACAGCAGTAACCCCTCGCAATACGGCTCCGATTCGTCGCTCACCAAGCGAGGGGGGCGCACGCCCGACTCCTCCTCCGCCAGGACGACCCCAGCCCAAGTCGCCGGTGAACAGAACAGTGGCACCCCCGCAGAGACCAGCCAAACCCGAACTGGTGGGTCGTCCCCAACCAAAGCGGCCTGGAACAGGTGCACCCCCAAGACCCGGGGCTCCCCGACCTGGCGCTCCCGCCGGTCAGCGTTCCGGCGCGCCACAACGTCCAGCAGGTGCACAACGCCCTGGTGCTCCCACTCGTCCTGGTTCACCCTCTGGCCGCCCTGGCGCCGGACGCCCCGCTAGCACCCTTGAATTGGTCGGCAAGCCGATCCGTCGCGACAGCACCAGTAACCGCGGCGAAGGAGCGCGACCTGGAGCTGGTCCTCGCAGTGGAGCTGGCTCCAATCGCCCTGCAATGCCGCCTGGCATGCGCAAGCCGGTGGCTCCCGGCGAGCTCATGCAACTGCAGAAGCCCACGGGTCGACCGGCCGCACCGCCACCGCGGCGTCCAGACGGCACCCCTGTCTCACCCCGTGGTGATGGTCCCAAGGCCACACCCCCGGTTAATCGTCCTACCCCCTCTCCCGCAACGGCCCCGCGCCGTCCTGGCTTCCGTCCTGGAGCTGGTCCCGGCGGACAGCGACGCCCCGGTCGACCCGACTGGGATGACAGCGCAAAGCTGGAAGCGCTGCGCAATCGCTCCCCTCAGAAGCAACGCCAGAAGGTCCACATCATCGGTGAAAACGATGATTCGCTGGCAGCGCAGACCGGTGGTTTCGCTGGTGAACAGGAAAACATGGTGTTGTCGGCGAGCCTTGCTCGTCCCGCCAAGCCCAAATCCCAGCAGAGGAGTACACCAAAGCCCGTCGCGGCGATCCGCAAGCGGCGCAAGGAAACCGCCCGCCAACGTCAGCGGCGCAGGGCTATGGAGCTGCGTGCAGCTCGCGAAGCCAAACAGGTGCGGCCAGAGATGATTGTTGTGCCGGAGGACAACCTCACGGTGCAGGAGCTCGCCGACATGCTCAGCGTGGAGAGCTCAGAAATCATCAAATCCCTCTTCTTCAAGGGGATCATCGCCACGGTCACCCAGACCTTGGACATGCCGACGATCGAAACGGTGGCCGAAGAGTTCGGCGTGCCTGTCATTCAGGACGACGTTGAAGAGGCTGCCAAGAAGACCGTCGAGATGATCGAAGAAGCGGACCGGGAATACCTGATCCGACGTCCGCCCGTCGTGACCGTCATGGGCCACGTCGATCACGGCAAAACAAGTCTTCTGGATGCGATTCGAAAAGCGCGGGTGGCCGCTGGAGAAGCCGGTGGAATCACCCAGCACATCGGTGCCTATCAGGTCGAAATCGAACACAACAACGCAGCGCGCAAGCTCACCTTCCTTGATACGCCAGGTCATGAAGCATTCACGGCCATGCGTGCAAGGGGTACCAAAGTCACAGACGTTGCAGTTCTTGTTGTGGCAGCCGATGACGGTGTGCGCCCGCAGACGCTGGAAGCCATCAGCCACGCCCGCGCTGCAGAGGTGCCGATCGTGGTGGCCATTAACAAAATCGATAAAGAGGGGGCCTCTCCTGACCGGGTCAAGCAGGAGCTGTCTGAACAGAATCTGCTCGCAGAGGAGTGGGGCGGCGATGTGGTGATGGTGCCTGTGAGCGCCATCAAGGGAGAAAACATCGACAAGCTGCTGGAAATGTTGCTGTTGGTCACCGAAGTGGAAGACCTACAGGCCAATCCCGATCGCATGGCCCGCGGCACCGTGATTGAGGCGCACCTGGACAAGGCCAAAGGCCCTGTGGCCACGCTCCTGGTTCAAAACGGCACATTACGGACAGGTGATGTGGTTGCAGCCGGGCCTGTGCTCGGGAAAGTCCGGGCGATGGTCGACTACGCAGGAGTGCGCCTGAAGGACGCCGGGCCCTCCTTCGCAGTCGAAGCCCTTGGATTCAGCGAGGTACCCACCGCCGGCGACGAGTTCGAGGTCTATGCAGACGAGAAGTCCGCAAGGGCCGTTGTCGGTGATCGAGCCTCCGACGCCCGTGCAACCCGCCTCGCCCAGCAGATGGCGTCACGAAGGGTGTCACTCACGGCAATGTCTGGACAGGCCAACGAAGGAGAGCTCAAGGAGCTCAACCTCATCCTCAAAGCCGACGTTCAGGGTTCTGTCGAAGCCATTCTCGGTTCGCTAGAGCAGCTGCCCAAGGACGAAGTGCAGGTCCGCGTCCTGCTTTCAGCTCCTGGTGAAGTCACTGAAACCGACGTGGATCTCGCGGCTGCTTCAGGAGCCGTCATCATCGGCTTCAACACCTCGATGGCCTCAGGCGCCAGAAAGGCTGCTGATGCCAACAGCGTGGATGTGCGTGATTACGACGTGATCTACAAGCTGCTGGAAGACATCCAATTGGCGATGGAAGGCCTACTCGAACCCGAGCTGGTCGAAGAATCCCTAGGCGAAGCTGAGGTCCGCGCCGTCTTCACCATTGGCAAGAGTGCTGTGGCCGGTTGCTATGTCACGACCGGCAAGATTCAGCGCAACTGCAAGGTACGGGTCCACCGCGGCAAGGAGATTGTCTATGCGGGCGATCTCGACTCACTGCGTCGCAACAAAGACGACGTGAAGGAAGTGGCTACTGGTTTCGAGTGTGGTGTGGGTACCGATCGCTTCGCAAACTGGCAAGAAGGTGATCGCATCGAAGCCTTCAAGATGGTCACGCAGCGCCGCAAGCTCACCACCTGA
- a CDS encoding metallophosphoesterase family protein has product MKQTGRRTFLRLIAGAAVSGSVLDGLLQKTGSHPLGPASAPTAEGLKLGLISDLNGSYGSTNYSSAVERGVTLLRQQEADLVLCAGDMVAGQKRSLTNSQLEAMWAGFEQSVRAPLEKAGIALIPAIGNHDGSSQQHQGRWIYGRERHQADLFWRKHRGDLQSGLIDSERFPFQYVWKRPGLFVVVIDASSANVDSSQRQWIEKALNSTHRHPDDLCLVMGHLPLTAVSEGRARAGECIANPQGLAGLLRRAGVDLVISGHHHAWYPSESLGLRLLSLGAMGSGPRRIIGSGVISPPSLTLLEWSRASELISEMTIDLNTMQPMTHHDQPAQVSVPGFPVARRRSLQWQRASPI; this is encoded by the coding sequence ATGAAACAGACCGGACGTCGAACATTTCTACGATTGATCGCTGGTGCGGCTGTTTCAGGCAGTGTGCTTGATGGGCTGCTGCAAAAGACCGGTTCGCACCCGCTAGGTCCAGCCTCGGCTCCAACCGCTGAAGGGTTGAAATTGGGCTTGATCAGCGACCTCAACGGTTCCTACGGCAGTACGAACTACAGCAGCGCCGTTGAGCGTGGAGTGACGTTGCTGAGGCAGCAAGAAGCCGACCTGGTGCTCTGCGCAGGAGACATGGTGGCTGGCCAGAAGAGATCGTTGACGAACTCTCAGCTGGAGGCGATGTGGGCTGGTTTTGAACAATCGGTTCGAGCACCGCTTGAAAAAGCAGGCATCGCCTTGATCCCGGCCATAGGCAATCACGATGGCTCGAGTCAACAACATCAAGGACGCTGGATTTACGGAAGAGAGCGCCACCAGGCGGATCTGTTCTGGCGCAAGCATCGAGGAGATCTGCAATCCGGGTTGATTGACAGCGAGCGATTTCCCTTCCAGTACGTGTGGAAACGTCCTGGACTGTTTGTGGTCGTCATCGATGCCTCTTCAGCCAACGTTGATTCCTCACAACGTCAATGGATCGAAAAAGCACTGAACTCAACCCATCGCCACCCTGACGATCTATGCCTGGTGATGGGTCACCTTCCGCTCACAGCCGTCAGTGAAGGGCGGGCTCGCGCTGGGGAGTGCATCGCCAATCCTCAAGGGCTAGCCGGTCTGTTGCGAAGGGCCGGTGTTGACCTGGTGATCTCCGGTCACCACCACGCCTGGTATCCCTCTGAATCATTGGGTCTACGGCTACTCAGCCTGGGGGCGATGGGAAGCGGACCGCGCCGGATCATCGGCAGTGGTGTGATTTCACCTCCATCTTTGACGCTTCTTGAGTGGTCTCGAGCCTCGGAGCTGATTAGCGAAATGACCATTGATCTCAACACCATGCAGCCCATGACTCACCATGACCAACCTGCGCAGGTAAGTGTTCCTGGTTTTCCCGTCGCTCGTCGCAGAAGCCTGCAATGGCAACGAGCATCACCGATCTGA